In Deferribacter desulfuricans SSM1, the following are encoded in one genomic region:
- a CDS encoding NADH:ubiquinone reductase (Na(+)-transporting) subunit B: MKRLQKIFDKIGEHFKEGGKYSRWYPLYEATESFFFSPDTKTSGKCHIRDVADFKRVMIFVVIALLPVTIFAIYNTGLQTNLLINEYNIIPDGFRWDVLKWFHVSFDSSIVSNFAVGLAYFLPLYAVTMVVGSFWEVLFAVVRKHEISEGFLVTSLLYPLILPPNVPLWEASVALSLGLVLGKELFGGTGMNVVNPALISRAILFFSYPASMTGDRVWTGIDAVSVATPLTLASSNNIISEHYRWMDAFLGFIPGSMGETSTLLCIVGALILVVSNVASWRIMVSAVIGLIFTSTLFNLIGSQTNYMFNLPFYWHLVLGGFAFGVAFMATDPVSAAYTDRGRWIYGFLIGSLTVLVRVVNPAYPEGTMLAIIFANIVAPTIDYFVIKSVIKRRNKVAA, encoded by the coding sequence ATGAAAAGGTTGCAAAAGATTTTTGATAAGATAGGTGAGCACTTTAAAGAAGGTGGTAAATATAGCAGATGGTATCCTCTTTATGAAGCAACAGAATCTTTCTTTTTCTCACCAGATACAAAAACTTCAGGCAAGTGTCACATAAGGGATGTAGCTGATTTTAAAAGGGTAATGATTTTTGTTGTTATAGCACTTTTACCAGTAACAATATTTGCTATTTATAATACAGGATTACAAACGAACCTTTTAATTAATGAATATAATATAATTCCAGATGGTTTTCGTTGGGATGTTTTAAAATGGTTCCATGTAAGTTTTGATAGTAGTATTGTTAGTAATTTTGCTGTGGGGCTTGCATACTTTTTACCCCTTTATGCAGTAACTATGGTTGTGGGTAGTTTTTGGGAAGTATTGTTTGCTGTTGTTAGAAAACATGAAATAAGTGAAGGGTTTCTTGTAACAAGCTTATTATATCCTTTAATTCTCCCACCAAATGTCCCATTGTGGGAAGCATCAGTGGCTCTTTCATTAGGATTAGTGCTTGGGAAAGAGCTTTTTGGCGGCACTGGGATGAATGTTGTAAACCCAGCACTGATATCAAGGGCTATTTTGTTTTTTTCATACCCTGCAAGTATGACAGGTGATAGAGTTTGGACTGGTATTGATGCTGTTAGTGTTGCTACTCCTTTAACACTTGCATCATCTAATAATATAATTAGTGAACATTATAGATGGATGGATGCTTTTTTAGGATTTATCCCTGGCTCAATGGGTGAAACATCTACACTCCTATGTATCGTGGGTGCTTTAATTTTGGTTGTTAGTAATGTGGCATCATGGCGTATAATGGTTTCTGCAGTAATAGGGCTGATTTTTACTTCTACACTTTTTAACCTAATTGGTAGTCAAACAAATTATATGTTTAATCTACCTTTTTATTGGCACTTGGTTTTGGGTGGATTTGCTTTTGGAGTAGCTTTCATGGCGACAGATCCTGTAAGTGCTGCTTATACAGATAGAGGAAGATGGATTTATGGTTTTCTTATAGGTTCTTTAACAGTGCTTGTAAGAGTTGTAAATCCTGCTTATCCAGAGGGGACTATGCTTGCTATAATCTTTGCAAATATTGTAGCGCCAACAATAGATTATTTTGTAATAAAATCAGTTATTAAAAGGAGAAATAAAGTTGCAGCCTGA
- the nqrA gene encoding NADH:ubiquinone reductase (Na(+)-transporting) subunit A has protein sequence MKEIKIKRGLELPFGKVCDFKGEKLSREIGFVGDDFTGLKVKFLVNEGDKVSTGSPIFINRKDEDVVFVSPVNGVVKNIVRGEKRKFLYLSIEVEDHTSVEAIDFKDNNLNYKYILLKYGFWPYFRKRPFDKIPSSTSKPVAIFVTAIDTRGFAPEPNFIIEKEKENFIKGVNVLKEAFGVKTFLCVDKDFNKSMLSEDNLLEVAVFHGPHPAGLAGTHIDYLRKPTMEEEVWYIDYQAVIDIGYFFNTGKINPYKYVSIAGYGFQENGIFKILKGSRLDNIQDLSKDYRYISGCYLYGRKIDENAPFVGFYDNQVSIIKEGGEKRLFGWISPSRKYFTVLGVALSKFIKPKKYIFDTSMHGSLRPIIPISSYNKVTAIDTEPLALLRAVLTKDIDRAIDLGILSLGEEDFSLYTYVCPSKIDFIKHSRELLDTIEKEW, from the coding sequence ATGAAAGAGATTAAGATTAAAAGGGGGCTTGAGCTCCCTTTTGGTAAGGTCTGTGATTTTAAAGGGGAAAAGTTATCTCGCGAAATTGGTTTTGTGGGTGATGATTTTACAGGTTTAAAGGTAAAGTTTTTAGTGAATGAAGGGGATAAGGTTTCTACTGGTTCACCAATTTTTATTAATAGAAAAGATGAAGATGTGGTTTTTGTTTCCCCTGTAAATGGTGTTGTAAAGAATATTGTAAGGGGTGAAAAGAGAAAATTTTTATACTTGAGTATAGAAGTTGAGGATCATACATCTGTAGAAGCTATCGATTTTAAAGATAACAATTTGAATTATAAATATATTTTATTAAAATATGGATTTTGGCCATATTTTAGAAAGAGACCTTTTGATAAAATCCCTTCTTCTACATCAAAACCTGTAGCAATTTTTGTAACAGCTATAGATACAAGAGGTTTTGCACCAGAACCTAATTTTATCATTGAAAAGGAAAAAGAAAATTTCATAAAAGGGGTAAATGTCTTAAAGGAAGCTTTTGGTGTAAAGACATTTTTATGTGTTGATAAAGATTTTAATAAAAGTATGTTATCTGAAGATAATTTATTAGAAGTAGCTGTTTTTCATGGTCCTCACCCTGCTGGACTTGCTGGTACCCATATCGATTATTTAAGAAAGCCAACAATGGAAGAAGAAGTATGGTACATAGATTATCAAGCTGTAATTGATATCGGTTATTTTTTTAATACAGGTAAAATTAATCCCTATAAATATGTTTCTATTGCTGGTTATGGCTTTCAAGAAAATGGTATATTTAAGATATTAAAAGGGAGCAGGCTTGATAATATACAGGATTTAAGCAAAGATTATAGATATATTTCTGGATGTTATTTGTATGGAAGAAAGATTGATGAAAATGCTCCTTTTGTTGGTTTTTACGATAATCAGGTTTCAATCATAAAAGAAGGGGGTGAAAAGAGGCTGTTTGGGTGGATTTCCCCATCAAGAAAATATTTTACAGTTTTAGGCGTTGCTCTTTCTAAATTTATTAAACCTAAAAAGTATATTTTTGATACATCGATGCACGGTAGCCTGAGACCTATTATTCCAATATCTTCGTACAATAAAGTTACAGCTATTGATACAGAACCTTTGGCATTATTAAGGGCTGTTTTGACAAAGGATATTGATAGAGCCATAGATCTTGGTATTTTATCTTTAGGTGAAGAGGATTTTTCTTTATATACATATGTTTGTCCAAGTAAAATCGATTTTATAAAACATTCAAGAGAGCTACTTGATACAATAGAGAAGGAATGGTGA